The segment TTCAGAATGCAGAAGAGTTTTACACCTCTTGAACTGGTCTGTCATGGTCCTTTGGATTTACAAACTCAGTTACTCCAAATTTCTTGGCTAGTAATAAGAGAGAATCATAAAGCTCAATATCatggaaaataaaaactcaatcaACAAAAATGATGAAAGAGTACCTACCTTCCTCATACCTCTTGGGACTCAAGTCAATCCCAATAATCCTTGATGCCCCAGCAATTCTTGCACCTTCAGCAGCCTAAAGAAATAGAACAGAAATAAATTAAAGTGTAGAAAGGATCCAAAtcttacaaaaagaataaacaGAACAAagatttcaaacaaaattttccataaCATACAGCCAGCCCAACAGCGCCAAGACCAAAAACAGCAACTGTAGATCCCTTCTTTGGTTTTGCAACATTCAAAGTTGCACCTAAtcctgaaattaaaaaaatttataaaaaaaatcagattttacATAAACCTCTAGGTGGAAGTTTCAGATGTAATACAGAAATCACCAACACAAGATTTCATTGGACATAAAACCTGTTGAGATGCCACAACTGAGGATGCAAACCTTATCCAAAGGTGCTAGCGGACTAATCTTAGTTAGGCATCCTGAATGAACAACAGTATACTCACTGAATGTGGATGTACCAAGAAAGTGATTTATAGGAGTCCCATTGATAGAAAACCTGGATTTTCCATCATTAAGCATAACTCCTCTGTCTGTATTTATTCTCAGCAGGTCACACATATTGCTTTCCTCAGACTTGCAGTGCCTGCAGTCCCCGCACTCTCCAGTGAACACCGGAAGCACATGATCCCCAACTTGGAGGTCTGATACACCTTCCCCAACGCTTTCTACAACCCTGTTAGAATAAAATCTTGGCAATGAACATGCTATTGCATTTATAACAAACTAGAGTAAAATACATAACTGtaaaaattcatcaattaaGAAAATGAATGAAGAACAGAATCAAGACTCAAGTTGTAATTAGACACTTCACGGGGAcaaaattatccttttttttttctagtagtCAAATGCAGGATTTATGTGCTTGTCAGAGTTGTGAGCATGCAATCCATCTTGATGATGTGAAATTGCTGCAAATTCTTTGTTCATTTCTTATGATGACTTGTTTTCTTCATAATGAATCATTTCATCATGTAACACCTTCATTCTAGAGGATTTCTGCTTCAAAAGCTTCTAAGATGGTAAGATATTCATCATGCCTGCGAGCTCCGGCCACCCGGGGGACGCTTTTAAGATAACCCAtatagggtttgtttggataccgtttattactgaaaactaaaaatactgtagcaaaataatttttaaatgcgtGAATAGTACCATGGGACCTAGTTTTAAAGATAAATTTGCTGAAATCCGTACTTATGGGTCCCGTAAACAGTGCATGGGACCCACACAAAAATACGTAGACGTGCACGTCTGTTGTTTTCAATGCAATCCAAACATACACATAAGTATTAAATGAATAATGGGATTAATTGGCAAACTTGTCCGTGTAGCCTGCTGCATTACTTGAAGACTCATACTACTGCAATATTCAAACATAACAGAACTCATGGACATAGATCATGGTTAATTCCATCAAAAACCTAAGATTTCTCACTCAGAAAATTTGCTTAGGGAATGTGGCACTCAGTGTAAAGTATTactaattaaaaacaaatgtgCCATAGCAAAATAAATCTACAACTTACCCAGCTGCTTCATGGCCAAATATTCGAGGAAACAGTGGAGTCTGGCCctgaaaattaaagaaaagagaaaatgaaaaatgaaaaacaaaagagagagaaattaagtGCATTCTCAAAGGATTAATAATAAAGCCAACTCAAATTGTTGTTTCAAACAAGAATCACCAAGTTTACGCCTTTGTTTTCGTAGGAAGAGAAATTAAGGCCAGAAGGTATTGATTCTATTAGATAATTTAGATTCCATGATATATGAGTTGTAATGACAATCACAAACTGGACAATTAACTCAATGCATTCAAGAAGGAAACAACGGACGCCACTTTTTTTATAGTATAGAGGCCAACTGCATCTGTTGTAACCAATACATCAATCTACTTTTGGAACAACATGGAGGTCCAGGAGATTTTCGACTACCATATTCCTAAGTTAATCTTAAATTTCACTTTATTGTGAATGGCTGAACCAAGACATCTCTATCGAATTTAGAGTGAGAACTATGCAATTTCATAACATAGGACTCTGTAGCAAGTAGCAACTGTATTCTTTTAAAGAAATATGAAGAAAGGAAaccattaggaaaaaaaaaattgatacaaaaACATGTCATATCCAACCTTGGCCTCCCAGAAGTAGAGATCGGTACGGCAAAGTGAAGTATATTTGATCTTGATCCTCACTTCCATGGTCTGTGGTGGAGCCACCTCCACTTGCTCTATCACCAGTGGCTTCCCTGCCTCCCACGCAATGGCAGCTTCAAATAAACATGTACAAAATTACACCTCCAATTATAATTCGAATACATTGAAAAAAacaaggtgaaaaaaaaaaaaaaaaaaaaaaaactgagcaCATACATAGTCCTAAAATATAGTGAACAAAAAACCCACTTGGCCAAAACAAAAGATTCTAACCACCAAAAAGcacagaaataataaaataaaaacaaaaagtaaatgcatgataaaatataaaagtgtTCATACCTTTGCAGGGAATCACAAGGCCAGAAGTAGCAGACATGGTTGGTTCAATTTCAGAATGAATGAAGCGAAAATGTTTCTGTGTGAGGAGTTTAGAGTTATGAGCATAGGAATAGGACACCAAAGACCCAACCGCTTATACATTTATATACCACTGTGCAAAGATATTTTTTTGATGACACTGTACACTGATATAACTTACGgtcaaaatggccaaatatcacgaatttttgaaatattttgtaaaaaaacactgtttcgaAATTATATAGGaaaataccactttttatggaactcgagtttcttaaactTGAGTTCTTAGGAGTTTTGCCACCGTGGTGCTACTGAGGTGGAAATTGGGCcattaaaaaatgcttttttttttttttttttttttttctaaggtactcgagcttggtgagctcgagtaccttgtaaggaactcgagtttaataaactcgagttccttataacttttttttttttgttgttgggattattgacaaataaacataaacataaaaataagtagctttttttttatgtttttatttatttaaatagaagcattgtaaaatatagagattttaatttcaaaatatgaatttaatttctacattaagtaaaaatgttcattgttttctcataaaatttttccCAGGGGCGTTGCCCCCGGACCCCAAGAAGCTTGTCCATGAACACTCCGACTTGGGCCTGTCAACCTAAGCCTccaaaaatctcccattaaaaaccacacaATATTATTCGAGTCGTCAACATGAATCAAATGATACCCTTAAAGTGTGGATGAAATGTTTTATAATGCTTAGATTTATAAAAGATACTAGTGAAAGTTCCATGCGTTGCATGGCTTTAATCctgaattttctttatatatttttttgagaaattataactaaatgagttattattacataattttagaattattttctaactaaatgaatgattattataatatacacatgcataattttgtatatttgtccttatatataatatctttaattaagattatcaataaaaaacctttctaattttttttataactccttatttattaatgaaggaGATGATTTGAAACTCAAGCAATTAAATCTTTTATAAATACTTGCATATTATTGTTACTTGCATATGCGTAAGTTGCAactaaaaaaaacccacaatctATTAGTTCTACtaaggtgagtttggttcagctttttcaAACAGTTCTTTTGGAAAAAGTGgaagttttaaaaagtaaaatatgaaactgagtttttttttttttttttttttttttttttttttttttttaagtagcaTGTTAggtaaaaactatcaaaaaatgctttttgaCAAAGTTAAGTGTTTGGCTaatacttataaaagtggcgGTTTGAtttgtaaattaccaaaaaagacaagatatatataaatatatatgttttaattacCTCTCTTTATGCAAGTTAtggacacaatattttttcaaaaatttcacaataaagtctgcatgacaagttgttaatggtagGAAAAAATATAATGTCACTAATAGGTCCAGATgagaattaataacaacttactgtGAAAACTTTATAACAAGTTGTTCACTAtcttttctgcgtaaattattttctgtttactatttaaaaactgttcactattttctcataaaatacctagtgaaatcgtgatttctaaatttaaaagccaaatctgaatgctttttcatgtttgaatttcacaataatcgaatctctttttctctgcattgataaaatatgtttctacattaataaaatttcctctctgcacatcatgtttactgtatattcgaatttgcttactgcattcataaaatttgttttctgcataaactatttctagtattctgcataaaattattttatgttcagcattatttaaaaaattgtttactctttttttttgcgtaaattatttaataatgtgttaaagctaacaaaataacaaatactTGAATATAAAACAGCTTCCTAGAGGGTAGTTGTCAATAATGATCATTCACCAGAATGTTATTGATATTACTCTGTTTATTCAAAATCAAGAACCCAAACAAAGAATTgtcattttgtagtttatataaagGCAGAAATCATTAGAATGAACAAATAAATGTGAATCATATCTAGAATGAAATTTGTATgcaaagggaaaagagaatgaaacaaaaaacaagatAATCACCTAAGCCATGGACTCGTTGTATTTGTTCCTAAGGTTCTGAACCAATTCAAATTCACATCAACATTGACTACCACagttacataatttcttgattcAGGACAACCATTGCATCTTTAATGGCTTGGGTAGAACCACCAAAGATGGCATCCATGACAGATTACTATTCACCAGCACGCGTGAATAGATTCCAGACAAATCAAGACAGTCCAGACAGATGTTCAAAAGTTACTACTGTTTACTAGCATGCGTAAAAAGAGATCTGATAGATTCCCGAGATCTGATAGATTCCCGAGATCTGATAGATTCCCGAGATCTGAAAGATTCCCAGACAGACGCAGACAGACTACTACTCATCAGTACTAATTTCCATACCaccgacagattaacttgagttaaATTTACCTACTTTACCATGGTTCATTTCACCTATAAAAGAGACGGACTACAAAGACAGAAGACAAGTTTCTAAGTTTCTAAGATTCTAAGCGTTTAAGTTCCAAGTTTTAGAAAGCCTTTTGTAATAGCCTTCCCTCTCCCTCaaaaagacttttgtactctctCCCCCTCAaaaagattttatgaatgcagtaagcagatttgaatatgcagtaaacatgatgtgcagagagcaaattatattaatgtagaaatagattttatcaatgcagaaaaatagattcgattattgtgaaatccaaacaagaaaaaacattcagatttggcgtttaaatttagaaaacacgatttcactaggtgttttatgagaaaacaatgaacaatgaACAATTTATGCAGTGAATAGAgaataatttatgcagaaaagagagtgaacaattttttaaataatgctgaatagaaaataattttatgcaaaatcctagaaatagtttatgtagaaaacagtgaacaatttttatgagaaaacaatgaatagttttaattaatgcagaaaacaaattttatgaatgtagtaagcagatttgaataGATGTACAGATGTACAAATATTCTGgacttgttgagaaatttgatttcGTTAAAAGtacaaaatcatgaaaattcatTTAGttattgtgtacattagatgtacagatcattcgaatttgtaaaaaacaaaatttagatgtaCAGATCGTTCGAATTTGATTTCGTTGATTGTATAAAATcttgaaagtacaaaataaaattgtgtaaattagatgtacagatagtctgaatttgttgaaaagtttgaattcgttaaatgtacaaaatcgtgaaaattaaatggaaaactGTGTACTAATGTATTGatcatttgaatttgttgaaaaattcgaAATCGTTGAATGAAGAAAATCGTGTAAGCTCAATGGAAAACCAAAGAACGTACCAAATTGTTGAGCAGCACATGCAGCATTACGAACATCAGTGTAGTAATGGTGGACAGCTCACCcccaaaattgatgcataaaCTTTACAGGGatgctctgcatccttgaaaatggTGCATTACAAAGGGTTGCATATCTGTGTATTCACGTGGCAAGTCCTTACTTTAGGAGCCATATGGTTTTTTTGTGAAAGAGTGGTTGGTTTGGATGAGTCTGTATGtattgaatttattaatttttgctaCAAGTAATGTACAATAAATCTAATTTGGGTGATAAGTGTTATgtgtttaacatttcaaattacACAAATATTGGAAACATTAACATATCTAACTGGAGGCATTTCACTTCCTAAGGTGTTTCCTACATTACAAAGCAGAGGACATTGTCCAACCAAAGCACAAGAATcatatgtagcaacaaagaatAGTAGGGAAAAAAATGACACAATGATTTCATATAAACTTAACCAAAACTAATGAACAGTTAATCTTTAGATTTGTAAAAGTTGAATGTACATAATCATCAGTTGTCTTATATATAgttagaaaataattctaaaattatgtaataataactcatttagttataatttctcaaaaaaatatataaagaaaattcagGATTAAAGCCATGCAACGCATGGAACTTTCACTAGTATCTTTTATAAATCTAAGCATTATAAAACATTTCATCCACACTTTAAGGGTATCATTTGATTCATGTTGACGACTTGAATAATATtgtgtggtttttaatgggaaatttttagaggcttagtccatggagcggaggcttgggcCGACAGGCCCAAGTCGGAGCGCTCATGGACAAGCCTCTTGGGGGTCCGGGGGCAATGCCCCCGggaaaaattttatgagaaaacaatgaacagttttacttaatgtagaaattaaattcatattttgaaattaaaatctctatattttacaatgcttctatttaaataaataaaaacataaaaaaagctacttattttttttttttttatgtttatttgtcaataattaaggaactcgagtttattaAACTTGTGTTCCTTACAGGGTACttgagctcaccaagctcgagtaccttagaaaaaaaaaaaagcattttttaatgACCCAATTTCCACCTCAGCAGCGCCACGGTGGCAAAACtcctaggaactcgagtttaagaaactcgagttccataaaaagtggtattttcctatatagttccgaaacagtgtttttttacaaaatatttcaaaaattcgtggtatttggccattttggcctaagTTTTCATCTCAGATATTACCAAGTAGGACACGTGAAGAGTATATGATCCAGCTTATAAAGTTTTCATCATAGTGAAGAAGAGTCATATTAGGCGGCTAGTTTGTGGGCCATCAGCTAAAGTATATGGCCAGCTTATAAAGTAGAATTTTAAGTCCTGAGTACAAAGATCTCCGGTTTTTAAACTCAAGTTCTTTGGGACAAAATTGGCTTATGCCGacaaaataaatagcattctaTCCTTTTCCCCAAGCTAATTAagaaaatgcccctcttttgaaaatcgactttctcaaaatcgagttaagtactatagtgatgtttttaaggatctatagtgacgtttttaaagaCCTATACTGACGTTTTTTAACTCAagctccatgaaatcgagttataggtaaaaaaattgcatataaCTCAActtcatggaaatcgagttacaaaacgccactataggtcatcaaaacgtcactataggctccttaaaacgctactataaggctccagaatttttttttttttaaaactcgattttaagaaagtcgattttcaaaagaggggaattttcttaattagtttgggaaagggggtagaatgttatttattttgcccgaaaagggcagAGGCCAATTTTGTCCagttttatgttaaaatttcCACATAGCTCAATTTTGAGTGAGTTTggttcaactttttgaaaaagtgcttTCTGATAAAAGtgaagttttcaaaaagtgcataatgaaaaaatgttttttcaaaaagataagtgtgtggtaaaagctgttaaaaaatgctttttaaaaaagctgagtgtttggctagcacttacaaaagtggcagtttgagggataaattactaaaaaggacaatgtatatataagagagtttatttcatactttttttttttgaggaacaagtGAACTTTATTAAACTAAATCAAGATTGAATACATCATCCAAATCTGAaggtagttcttctacccatacATCAATGTCTGTAGATATAACTACTCTTCTAGCTAAGGCGTGTGCCTACTTGTTTCCCTCCCTTCTCACATGTTGGAAATTACATGTCACTAGAGATGTAGTACAGCTCCATATTTCTTAAATGATGTGGCCAAATAGAGTATGGCATGGCTCCTTTGTATTGATAGCATTCATACTTAAATTAACTACTTCATATacttactaaataataataataataataataataataataaatatatattattggtattattttaataatgtttgggcaatttttcttttttagtgtcataattatttgttattaccaTTAATGGCTTCTTatcaatattaattaaatctaaataattttcatcatcatgaagcacaaaatgaaaatgtaaaaagatgataaaatacaCACCAATAatccaagtttaaattgtactacataaaaatgtaaaaagatataaaatacataccaataacccaagtttaaattgtacaacataaaatgtaaaaagataataaaatacatACCAATAACCCAAGTTTAAATTGCACTacatgatattatatatatatatatatatatatatataagacaacTACTAATTATTATCCCCCCAAATGGAATTAGCAATGGAATCACGAAGAACCATCATCGCAGGGTCTATTAAAGATCCTGAGTTCTACTCATAACTGCTACCTGCTTCACTATTAATGTTCTCTTCTAGAAATTGAATCTCAATTCTATCAGCTACTCTAGTTGTTGCAACATCCCTAAACATTCTATCAAGTTGTTCTAGATTATGTGGACCTTTCTGCTGAAATTTTGTAGCTTTGGGTATTTCCTACAAAATGTAATTGTCATTTCACTCATAttagaataatataaaaaaactatcTCCAACTAACTACTCCCTCcatcccactttgtttgtcctatttgaaaagtcaaactttttaaggggacatcatttattgtcttgtctatcttttaaaaatgtataagctTCCAAAACtactcttaaataaatttatcaaaaaattgaattattaataaaataggggtataaaaggaacattagtaaattaatgacttttatttttagaaacagg is part of the Quercus robur chromosome 9, dhQueRobu3.1, whole genome shotgun sequence genome and harbors:
- the LOC126698738 gene encoding alcohol dehydrogenase-like, which encodes MSATSGLVIPCKAAIAWEAGKPLVIEQVEVAPPQTMEVRIKIKYTSLCRTDLYFWEAKGQTPLFPRIFGHEAAGVVESVGEGVSDLQVGDHVLPVFTGECGDCRHCKSEESNMCDLLRINTDRGVMLNDGKSRFSINGTPINHFLGTSTFSEYTVVHSGCLTKISPLAPLDKVCILSCGISTGLGATLNVAKPKKGSTVAVFGLGAVGLAAAEGARIAGASRIIGIDLSPKRYEEAKKFGVTEFVNPKDHDRPVQEVIAEMTNGGVDRSIECTGNINCMISAFECVHDGWGVAVLVGVPNKDAVFMTKPINVLNERTLKGTFFGNYKPRTDLPSVVDMYMNKKLEVEKFITHRVPFSDINKAFEYMLKGEGLRCIISMEE